The following proteins are encoded in a genomic region of Ostrea edulis chromosome 7, xbOstEdul1.1, whole genome shotgun sequence:
- the LOC125656933 gene encoding sulfoquinovosidase-like has product MDCYPADCRTLYCIFLLAVSVSSAAKMYNLEDNNGALQIQINGNTVLNHTFLSPSFYVGQGKTIFMEALGNFHVRNYIKERVALRQYFRVSNSTTSDVYNFTDGGIYSVQVTFETKLGQDLVVSFRNNGQHYTHSWVVLAALPSDKIYGGGEQFTHFNLRERTYNSLELFSVLRSDDLTYPIWTREQGVGRDKSTNTTFFADLQSGGGGDFATTYFPQPTFITSRKYYFHFTSTSYMVFDFSVPTSHEVFLNGDFGEIYFKAASSFSPLVESLSSEFGRMPKLPRWIYDGIIMGVQGGTDVMMQRYQQAKAQGVNVRGLWIQDWSGIIRTSFGQRVFWNWKWNATRYKGLDEKIKELKKDGVRITVYINPNLNSKGPLFQDAEAKGYLVRNKTDQTYLLNFGEFFCGIVDLTNTSAYDWYKGVIKKNIIDLGIGGWMADFGEYLPVDAKLKGGSGEQFHNQWPVLWAKLNREAVQESGKEGEVVFWMRAGHTGTSNFTTLMWSGDQNVDWSAGDGLPSVIPSALSSGLCGIGMTHIDIGLYTTFGALGLKRSAELLLRSAEMAVFSPVMRTHEGNQPTYNVQMYSTVTILRQFKRLVDMHRDLSNYTSTAMDEYIASGIPVQRPLFLMYPSDMKTYDLKYQYMYGADILVAPVIKPNVRTQTVYLPNDKWVYLWNSTDVNNGAITVNAPVGLPPVFVRKNSSFLNDILSLADYKVIPFNPPTPQVNVSNDSPLTNSFSSLTLAVFCIVCRLLRIL; this is encoded by the exons ATGGATTGCTATCCTG CAGATTGCAGGACGTTGTATTGTATTTTCCTGCTGGCTGTGTCGGTGTCCTCCGCCGCTAAAATGTATAACCTAGAGGACAACAATGGAGCATTGCAGATCCAGATTAATGGAAACACG GTGTTGAACCATACCTTTCTCTCTCCGTCATTTTACGTGGGACAAGGCAAGACGATATTCATGGAAGCTCTGGGAAATTTTCATGTTAGAAATTACATCAAAGAAAGAGTGGCACTGCGCCAGTACTTCCGCGTGTCCAACAGTACCACCTCAGACGTGTACAACTTTACTGATGGAGGGATCTACTCT GTACAAGTAACGTTTGAAACCAAGCTTGGCCAGGATTTGGTTGTATCGTTCAGGAACAATGGTCAACATTATACCCACAGTTGGGTTGTGTTAGCAGCCCTTCCGTCGGACAAGATTTACGGTGGGGGAGAACAGTTTACTCACTTTAATCTCAGGGAAAGGACGTATAACTCACTGGAGCTGTTCTCCGTCCTACGATCAGATGACCTGACCTACCCAATATGGACACGAGAACAAG GAGTAGGACGAGACAAAAGCACCAACACCACCTTCTTTGCCGACCTACAGTCCGGCGGCGGAGGAGACTTTGCCACCACGTACTTTCCTCAGCCCACCTTTATTACCTCCCGGAAGTACTACTTTCATTTCACCTCCACTAGTTACATGGTGTTCGACTTCAGTGTCCCAACCTCTCACGAAGTCTTCCTTAATGGAGATTTTGGAGAAATCTACTTTAAAGCCGCATCCTCTTTTAGCCCTTTGGTTGAGAGCCTTTCATCAGAGTTTGGACGTATGCCGAAATTACCACGCTGGATTTACGATGGAATCATAATGGGGGTACAAGGAGGAACGGATGTC ATGATGCAAAGGTACCAACAAGCAAAGGCTCAAGGAGTGAATGTTCGGGGACTGTGGATTCAAGACTGGTCTGGAATTATCAGGACATCGTTCGGGCAGAGAGTGTTTTGGAACTGGAAATGGAATGCAACAAGATATAAAG GGTTAGACGAAAAAATCAAAGAGCTTAAAAAAGACGGTGTAAGAATAACAGTTTATATTAATCCCAACTTGAACAGCAAGGGCCCACTCTTCCAGGACGCAGAGGCGAAAGGTTACCTTGTAAGGAACAAGACGGACCAGACGTACCTCTTAAACTTTGGAGAATTTTTTTGTGGAATAGTTGATTTGACCAACACTAGCGCATACGACTGGTACAAAG GGGTCATCAAGAAGAACATCATAGACTTAGGTATAGGTGGCTGGATGGCGGATTTTGGAGAATACCTACCCGTGGATGCAAAACTGAAAGGTGGATCAGGCGAACAATTTCACAACCAGTGGCCCGTTCTGTGGGCCAAGCTAAACCGTGAGGCCGTACAGGAGTCGGGGAAGGAAGGGGAGGTGGTGTTTTGGATGAGGGCAGGACATACGG GTACCTCTAATTTCACCACACTTATGTGGTCGGGAGATCAGAATGTTGATTGGAGCGCGGGAGATGGGCTTCCGTCTGTGATCCCCTCTGCTTTGTCCTCAGGATTATGTGGGATCGGAATGACTCATATTGACATAGGTCTCTATACGACTTTTGGAGCGCTAGGGTTGAAGCGGTCTGCTGAGCTGCTTCTAAGGTCAGCTGAAATGGCGGTATTCTCACCTGTAATGAGGACACACGAAG gcAATCAGCCCACCTATAACGTGCAAATGTACAGTACCGTGACCATTCTACGTCAATTCAAGCGTCTGGTTGACATGCACAGAGATCTGTCTAACTATACATCTACTGCTATGGATGAATACATCGCGTCAGGAATACCAGTTCAAAGACCACTATTCTTGATGTACCCAAGCGACATGAAAACGTACGACCTAAAGTATCAATATATGTATGGTGCGGATATCCTTGTTGCTCCTGTGATTAAGCCGAATGTTCGAACACAAACTGTTTATCTCCCTAACGATAAATGGGTATATTTATGGAATAGCACAGATGTGAATAATGGGGCGATAACTGTGAATGCTCCTGTTGGATTGCCTCCCGTGTTTGTTCGTAAGAACAGCTCTTTTCTAAATGATATTTTATCTCTTGCTGACTATAAAGTCATACCTTTCAATCCGCCCACACCCCAGGTCAACGTTTCAAATGACTCTCCGCTCACGAACTCTTTTTCCTCTTTGACTCTAGCCGTATTCTGTATCGTGTGTCGTCTCCTCAGAATTCTGTGA